A region from the Hyalangium minutum genome encodes:
- a CDS encoding VWA domain-containing protein: protein MTRRAVFFIAAVVGTLAAIAACSDAYLYDERRDEQVPVDRAVAFEGTFCTVGTNEVVRPIKIVVALDASQSMNVTDPDGTRATALIELLSILPTDPEVSISVMLFAGSTSAFLTKDANGQDGFAQVASLTDIQKQNLIRTLLNFRNPDNAPNRDSTDFVKPLSDIYSLINADIAKSRAAPGGATALAQARYSVIFLSDGHPTNNQDDELLRGDAVVRIRQLRDLVEDVRVNTVHVFNPSQPVSSICDLTGDAGCPLLIINQDADRLEKMSQLGGGNFRDFRNNEPINFLDFSFGQVRRAFIVKELIASNFSAPPGSPVGVADTDGDGLTDEEERQEGTNPNMVDTDGDGFSDGVEVRFRRQGVDFNPTQVAFPDGGGLDPGCPPNLRGVDDDCDGVLDCDEQFIGTNAKIVDSDRDGMPDGVEWRGGTQGSSNDLDEDPDNDGLTSRAELRLHTHPVEVDTSHLSVDGYRYSMVAVGPPDEFGRQCYAFRVDNVLLAPTLLEVSDAGVDAGLPVGRPTDGGPVVLRGAGYNDLWLSVAMIPADDPTARTITRFYRYNAARYPIGGVKSPVDGVIRVNSEDFVSTCPGRVDVPQNP, encoded by the coding sequence GTGACGAGAAGGGCTGTCTTCTTCATCGCGGCGGTGGTGGGGACGCTGGCGGCCATCGCCGCGTGTTCGGATGCCTACCTCTATGACGAGCGGCGCGACGAGCAGGTGCCAGTGGATCGCGCGGTCGCCTTCGAGGGGACCTTCTGTACGGTGGGCACCAACGAGGTGGTGCGCCCGATCAAGATCGTCGTTGCCCTGGACGCCAGCCAGTCCATGAACGTGACGGATCCGGACGGTACGCGCGCCACCGCGCTCATCGAGCTCCTCTCCATCCTGCCCACGGACCCCGAGGTCTCCATTTCGGTGATGCTCTTCGCGGGCAGCACCTCGGCGTTCCTCACCAAGGACGCCAACGGGCAGGACGGCTTCGCGCAGGTGGCCAGCCTCACGGACATCCAGAAGCAGAACCTCATCCGCACGCTGCTCAACTTTCGCAACCCCGACAATGCGCCGAACCGGGACTCGACGGACTTCGTCAAGCCGCTGTCGGACATCTACTCGCTCATCAACGCGGACATCGCCAAGAGCCGGGCGGCACCAGGCGGCGCGACTGCCCTGGCCCAGGCGCGCTACTCGGTCATCTTCCTGTCGGACGGCCATCCCACCAACAACCAGGACGACGAGCTGCTGCGCGGCGACGCGGTGGTGCGCATCCGCCAGCTGAGGGATTTGGTGGAGGACGTGCGCGTGAACACCGTGCACGTCTTCAACCCCTCGCAGCCGGTCAGCTCCATCTGTGATTTGACGGGGGACGCCGGGTGCCCGCTGCTCATCATCAACCAGGACGCGGACCGGCTGGAGAAGATGTCCCAGCTGGGCGGCGGCAACTTCCGGGACTTCCGCAACAACGAGCCCATCAACTTCCTGGACTTCAGCTTCGGCCAGGTGCGCCGGGCCTTCATCGTGAAGGAGCTGATCGCCTCCAACTTCAGCGCGCCCCCGGGCAGTCCCGTGGGCGTGGCGGACACGGATGGGGACGGCCTGACGGACGAGGAGGAGCGCCAGGAGGGCACCAACCCCAACATGGTGGACACGGATGGGGATGGCTTCAGCGACGGCGTGGAGGTGCGGTTCCGCCGCCAGGGTGTGGACTTCAACCCCACCCAGGTGGCGTTTCCGGACGGTGGCGGCCTGGACCCCGGCTGCCCGCCGAACCTGCGCGGCGTGGACGACGACTGCGACGGGGTGCTGGACTGCGACGAGCAGTTCATCGGCACCAACGCGAAGATCGTCGACAGCGATCGCGACGGCATGCCGGACGGCGTGGAGTGGCGTGGCGGCACGCAGGGCTCCAGCAATGACCTGGACGAGGACCCGGACAATGACGGGCTCACCAGCCGCGCGGAGCTGCGCCTGCACACGCACCCGGTGGAGGTGGACACCTCGCACCTGTCCGTGGACGGCTACCGCTACTCCATGGTGGCCGTGGGGCCGCCGGACGAGTTCGGCCGCCAGTGCTACGCGTTCCGCGTGGACAACGTGCTGCTGGCCCCCACGCTGCTGGAGGTGAGCGACGCGGGCGTGGACGCGGGCCTGCCCGTGGGCCGCCCCACGGACGGAGGCCCCGTCGTGCTGCGCGGCGCGGGCTACAACGATCTCTGGCTCTCCGTGGCCATGATTCCCGCGGACGATCCCACCGCCCGCACCATCACCCGCTTCTACCGCTACAACGCCGCGCGCTACCCCATCGGGGGCGTGAAGTCCCCCGTGGACGGCGTCATCCGCGTGAACTCGGAGGACTTCGTGTCGACGTGCCCCGGCCGCGTGGATGTACCCCAGAACCCCTGA
- the mtsD gene encoding cell-cell cohesion protein MtsD, whose translation MHLNPRMLMAAGLLAASVVACTDTLVEPLVQEQTLLDDRLTLKGRVCTAPANPAGFPVKVVLVIDESGSMCVSDPPGSQEGTGFCEQVAVVVPPGVTEPARVRAMRRLVNQFADQPNVQLSVVPFETNVKNVWPPAATGNRFARPDSTLDTYISGLQSQLGKGTDYQGAISYAYSLIASDITTLSQTNPEVLPRTRYVVVFLTDGTPYPRCSANDNLSVYATPDTPDLTWADSSSAVEFCNLLDPESPDNIEGFEVGTDRNQNYQLFSYVRRLMELKDQYNVGDIRMHTVLLFNQEAVRLCGPICQDLYGTYPGVPPGEYPQAAKKIASWLLQRFAEIGNGVYQEFNDTGQINQMGLGALDYSSFASRNVIKTLMVESLSSVPGQSGREVDTDGDGLPDTLDNTFTLQTNSFIPDSDGDCLDDGFEARRADQGFKPGNDLDARGCDPASPLTPGCVCRDTDGDGLSQYAEAYVRTRAGLIDSDGDGVPDAMEVRYGLDPLTPNVSGIDTDGDSLPDEAELRAGSDPTQRDEAFYERYGYQYSVSIAEKRTNGSTCYDFTISNMQMVTPPNRSGVQQGYNLFKVWFAEAPESGVATDYGVWKTACAWAQYAPPSVRVPLGPDLALENGDFRRPDTLNEMSEYMTRCVGDAPGAAP comes from the coding sequence ATGCACCTGAACCCCCGGATGCTGATGGCTGCGGGCCTCCTGGCCGCATCAGTGGTCGCATGTACCGACACGCTGGTAGAGCCGCTCGTGCAGGAGCAGACGCTCCTGGATGACCGGCTCACCCTCAAGGGGCGCGTCTGCACCGCGCCCGCCAACCCCGCCGGCTTCCCGGTGAAGGTGGTGCTCGTCATCGACGAGTCGGGCAGCATGTGCGTGTCGGATCCGCCGGGCTCGCAGGAGGGCACAGGCTTCTGCGAGCAGGTGGCGGTGGTGGTGCCCCCCGGCGTCACCGAGCCCGCGCGCGTGCGCGCCATGCGCCGCCTGGTCAATCAGTTCGCCGATCAGCCCAACGTGCAGCTGTCCGTGGTGCCGTTCGAGACCAACGTGAAGAACGTGTGGCCTCCGGCCGCCACCGGCAACCGCTTCGCCCGGCCCGACAGCACGCTGGACACGTACATCAGCGGTCTCCAGAGCCAGCTGGGCAAGGGCACCGACTACCAGGGCGCCATCAGCTACGCCTACAGCCTCATCGCCAGTGACATCACCACGCTGTCGCAGACCAACCCCGAGGTACTGCCGCGCACCCGCTACGTGGTGGTGTTCCTCACGGACGGAACGCCGTACCCGCGCTGCTCGGCCAACGACAACCTCTCCGTCTATGCCACGCCGGACACACCGGACCTGACGTGGGCGGACTCCTCGAGCGCGGTGGAGTTCTGCAACCTGCTGGATCCAGAGTCGCCGGACAACATCGAGGGCTTCGAGGTCGGCACGGATCGCAACCAGAACTACCAGCTCTTCAGCTACGTGCGCCGGCTGATGGAGCTGAAGGACCAGTACAACGTGGGCGACATCCGCATGCACACGGTGCTCCTCTTCAACCAGGAGGCGGTGCGGCTGTGCGGCCCCATCTGCCAGGATCTCTACGGCACCTACCCGGGCGTCCCACCGGGCGAGTATCCGCAGGCGGCCAAGAAGATCGCCTCGTGGCTGCTGCAGCGCTTCGCGGAGATCGGCAACGGCGTGTACCAGGAGTTCAACGACACCGGGCAGATCAACCAGATGGGCCTGGGCGCTCTGGACTACTCCTCGTTCGCCTCGCGCAACGTCATCAAGACGCTGATGGTGGAGTCGCTCAGCTCCGTCCCCGGGCAGAGCGGGCGCGAGGTGGACACGGACGGCGACGGGCTGCCGGACACCCTGGACAACACCTTCACGCTGCAGACCAACTCCTTCATTCCGGACAGCGATGGAGACTGCCTGGATGACGGCTTCGAGGCGCGCCGGGCGGACCAGGGCTTTAAGCCTGGGAATGATCTCGACGCGCGTGGGTGCGATCCGGCCTCGCCGCTGACGCCGGGCTGCGTGTGCCGCGACACGGATGGCGACGGTCTGTCCCAGTACGCCGAGGCGTACGTGCGGACGCGCGCGGGCCTCATCGACAGCGACGGTGACGGCGTGCCGGATGCGATGGAGGTGCGCTACGGGCTGGATCCGCTCACGCCGAACGTGTCGGGCATCGACACGGATGGGGACTCCCTGCCGGACGAGGCTGAGCTGCGCGCGGGCAGCGACCCCACGCAGCGGGACGAGGCCTTCTACGAGCGCTACGGCTACCAGTACTCGGTGTCGATCGCCGAGAAGCGGACCAACGGCAGTACCTGCTACGACTTCACCATCTCCAACATGCAGATGGTGACGCCGCCCAACCGCTCGGGCGTGCAGCAGGGTTACAACCTCTTCAAGGTGTGGTTCGCGGAGGCTCCCGAGAGCGGGGTGGCCACGGACTACGGCGTGTGGAAGACGGCGTGTGCCTGGGCGCAGTACGCGCCGCCCAGCGTGCGCGTCCCGCTGGGGCCGGATTTGGCCCTGGAGAACGGCGACTTCCGCAGACCCGACACCCTCAACGAAATGAGCGAGTACATGACGCGCTGCGTGGGTGATGCGCCAGGGGCGGCGCCGTGA
- the mtsC gene encoding cell-cell cohesion MYXO-CTERM protein MtsC, producing the protein MTRNRFIPSLALGALFLLSALPAQAQTNAVDNPECLGSSCGRPKEEGGGCGCGCGCSVWVSYTDDGVTLAYTDDADGDGKADDKDNCPFASNREQGDGDGDGVGDVCDNCSALANFQQRDADGDGIGDDCDADADNDTIPNAQDNCALIPNKDQSNLDGDAQGDVCDLDDDNDGHADGEDNCPRLPNADQAMPADASQCRIDKDGDNVSDNGDNCPSIANPNQADKDLDGLGDVCDADIDNDGVLNKDADGKVLDNCPYVVNRDQVDDDGDGVGDACDTKYCVVVDKNTPDDCLDPKGPFTVSGGGQLSLKSGEKVELPLFANRNGAAIEYTWTVKSRPSGSKAVVENPTGAVTYSRHWQYEYLAKTEPSFTADADGQYDIQVQARLAFSDRAYPDQRESVSSLKLSVGNGTASSCAALPGPVGGMALGAALLGLLLRRRRAE; encoded by the coding sequence ATGACACGCAACCGCTTCATTCCCTCTCTGGCCCTTGGGGCTCTCTTCCTTCTCAGCGCCTTGCCGGCCCAGGCGCAGACCAACGCGGTCGATAACCCGGAGTGCCTCGGCAGCAGCTGCGGCCGTCCCAAGGAGGAGGGCGGCGGCTGTGGCTGCGGCTGCGGTTGCTCCGTGTGGGTGTCGTACACGGATGACGGCGTGACGCTGGCCTACACCGACGACGCGGACGGCGACGGCAAGGCGGATGACAAGGACAACTGCCCGTTCGCCTCCAACCGCGAGCAGGGCGACGGCGACGGCGACGGCGTGGGCGATGTCTGCGACAACTGCTCGGCGCTGGCCAACTTCCAGCAGCGCGACGCGGACGGCGACGGCATCGGCGATGACTGCGACGCCGACGCGGACAACGACACCATCCCCAACGCCCAGGACAACTGCGCGCTCATCCCCAACAAGGATCAGAGCAACCTGGACGGCGACGCCCAGGGCGACGTGTGCGATCTGGATGACGACAATGACGGCCATGCGGACGGCGAGGACAACTGCCCGCGCCTGCCCAACGCGGATCAGGCCATGCCCGCGGACGCCAGCCAGTGCCGCATCGACAAGGACGGCGACAACGTCTCCGACAACGGCGACAACTGCCCCTCCATCGCCAACCCGAATCAGGCGGACAAGGACCTGGACGGCCTGGGTGACGTGTGTGACGCGGACATCGACAACGACGGCGTGCTGAACAAGGACGCTGATGGCAAGGTGCTGGACAACTGCCCGTACGTGGTCAACCGCGACCAGGTGGACGATGACGGTGACGGCGTGGGCGATGCCTGCGACACCAAGTACTGCGTCGTGGTGGACAAGAACACCCCGGATGACTGCCTGGATCCGAAGGGGCCCTTCACCGTGTCCGGTGGTGGCCAGCTGAGCCTGAAGTCCGGCGAGAAGGTGGAGCTGCCGCTGTTCGCCAACCGCAACGGCGCGGCCATCGAGTACACGTGGACGGTGAAGTCGCGTCCCTCCGGCTCCAAGGCCGTGGTGGAGAACCCGACGGGCGCGGTGACCTATAGCCGCCACTGGCAGTACGAGTACCTGGCGAAGACCGAGCCGTCCTTCACCGCGGACGCGGACGGCCAGTACGACATCCAGGTCCAGGCGCGGCTGGCCTTCTCGGACCGTGCGTACCCGGATCAGCGTGAGAGCGTCTCCAGCCTGAAGCTCAGCGTGGGCAACGGCACCGCCAGCAGCTGCGCGGCGCTCCCGGGCCCGGTGGGTGGCATGGCGCTGGGCGCCGCGCTGCTCGGACTGCTGCTGCGCCGCCGCCGCGCGGAGTAG